A stretch of the Mustela nigripes isolate SB6536 chromosome X, MUSNIG.SB6536, whole genome shotgun sequence genome encodes the following:
- the NEXMIF gene encoding neurite extension and migration factor isoform X2, which yields MDNQQDKAVVASANGENTLINGVKENDSENQDVTIKSLAALEATAPIQPIPVVQKETLMYPRGLLPPPSKKPCMQNPPSPLGLIEAPEHAANSASVNAISLTSGVAKSLHTWSLPNECEKAPFAIMEPAGMSALNGDCLMQPSRTCLGCFMESKDAVDPEPGISLKVGDLNKDYETCAVSDIGIQCINAGENMKYGEQLLSDQLLGFPLHKSRSGEKREAEKSDIDLEDPAQKSYYEALLLDKCNTEEALLANSNQDWGYFETFISESKIELLDLCSKNELSVNLFSEEDVDNYMFDDDESTLGSDVCSLKIRYESFQDNVRDKTTLLMQEDAQFNFFPSVFTTCPKRESKSGVLKQNSDLSQFKVPDVNIIWGEEDKNLDKKKGKEEGQEDKGIGKKDEKDNGEKSALNKPCSGTEVGQFKNPKHSHLANSLEASGNFSDDSSFIEVSYDAMGEIKDCSRYMARDTNSGSTSSQQNYGLRAKRKVRYSEDYLYDVDSLEGEKVNERKEWLPGGSKEEDDDEWCPKKRRKVTRKEPPVIIKYIIINRFKGEKNMLVKLGRVDSSETTVNLSENQLNKYAKLAPLKGFWQKKKKQRNSNTDSNKIPLCQKQNFETGSFEVSFLPPARKRKSKLGNRHRIQRIPSVETPASGKQISFCSDQRQGSTRKEDGGLKGTVKSAPLAAPSCASGSHLNDVTGPDSVKVKAQDAGFKGPERKVLNKIKFKSEARLKSKKIKVGQENKPIVQISPLLEDQPSTADLKNEDIPGTSNSSHLSEFHEAKVKNSPFLPTTCSSEMPLSSANVATNIPVIPGGYLQTLLDASDLSNNTGMSYFAHHSPERHEGSLTQTEKSFVPLQPAQDCVLSSPSESELQQSSQNFKIESSNYGNMWPNKPASGPQEFVAEVSREIAPTQSNEFGVSQVVSMENNLTATTYNRTCLNSGGSNCNKVLYASVQDTQLPSDDSYQLCHFSNGEICFPFQQGPANMDDDRLFSFDSMAPLSVNSSNYCSLSLKSCEKDGDDDITDDFLAHCSPKLVIQQSTDEITPLKESTDLLDISNFTPDKFRHSSLSEMSPPDTPSLSPQITRCESIKTLGTLKGFQEGVPGPLSNMEKIKWDCSTLSRQVQVDDGFTLNNHQFQFHMFNDEDSVSLLQKTPCLSTLNDPSGQMSTNNKVSKARKKSSPNKSGAMNQSSSQKNTRKKSLKANNKGIEKPPGKTSRQTPKSTKKGKYVAAINGEKMQIGIGRGGGQINNISSTGKTLAECIQHGSPVASMKMPSQKGLSGDWTLGKESSPVWSDLNMGTNTNNLLDDDQREFQEPSYILSNIASGIPTTIS from the exons ATGGATAACCAACAAGATAAGGCTGTTGTTGCCTCAGCCAATGGAGAAAACACTCTGATTAATGGGGTCAAAGAAAATG ATTCAGAGAACCAGGATGTGACAATAAAATCATTGGCAGCTTTAGAAGCAACTGCACCAATCCAGCCTATACCAGTGGTTCAAAAAGAGACCCTGATGTATCCCAGGGGTCTCCTGCCTCCACCTTCTAAGAAACCTTGTATGCAGAACCCTCCATCTCCTTTGGGGCTAATTGAAGCACCTGAGCATGCTGCTAATAGTGCTTCTGTGAATGCCATTTCCCTTACATCTGGTGTTGCAAAAAGCCTGCATACATGGTCACTGCCCAATGAGTGTGAGAAAGCTCCATTTGCCATAATGGAGCCTGCAGGCATGTCGGCTCTGAATGGGGACTGCCTCATGCAGCCAAGCCGGACTTGTTTGGGCTGCTTCATGGAATCCAAGGATGCAGTAGATCCTGAGCCTGGGATCAGTCTGAAAGTTGGTGATCTAAATAAGGATTATGAAACCTGTGCAGTTTCTGATATAGGGATTCAGTGTATTAATGCTggagaaaacatgaaatatgGAGAGCAGCTGCTCTCAGACCAGCTCCTAGGCTTTCCTCTGCACAAATCAAGGTCAGGAGAAAAACGGGAAGCTGAGAAGTCTGACATCGACTTGGAGGATCCAGCTCAGAAAAGTTATTATGAGGCATTACTGTTAGACAAGTGTAATACGGAAGAGGCTTTGCTGGCAAATTCCAATCAAGATTGGGGTTACTTTGAGACTTTCATTAGTGAGAGTAAGATTGAACTACTTGACCTCTGTTCCAAAAATGAGCTGTCTGTCAACTTATTCTCTGAAGAAGATGTGGATAACTACATGTTCGATGATGATGAGTCAACTCTGGGCAGTGATGTCTGTTCCTTGAAAATTCGATATGAGTCCTTCCAAGACAATGTTAGAGACAAGACCACCCTTCTAATGCAGGAGGATGCCCAATTCAACTTTTTCCCCAGTGTTTTTACTACCTGTCCCAAGCGAGAGTCTAAGAGTGGGGTCCTGAAGCAGAACAGTGATCTTTCCCAGTTCAAGGTCCCTGATGTGAATATCATCTGGGGGGAGGAGGATAAAAACTTGGAcaagaagaaaggcaaagaagaGGGACAGGAAGACAAGGGTATAGggaaaaaggatgaaaaggatAATGGAGAAAAATCCGCCTTAAATAAACCATGCAGTGGGACTGAAGTAGGGCAATTTAAGAATCCAAAGCACAGCCATCTTGCCAATTCCTTGGAGGCATCAGGGAATTTCAGTGATGACAGTTCCTTCATTGAGGTCTCTTATGATGCCATGGGGGAGATCAAGGACTGTAGCCGCTATATGGCTCGGGACACTAATTCTGGCAGCACCTCCTCCCAGCAGAACTATGGGCTGCGAGCCAAGAGAAAAGTCAGGTACAGTGAAGATTATCTATATGATGTTGACTCACTAGAAGGTGAAAAAGTAAATGAGAGGAAGGAATGGCTGCCAGGTGGTTCCAAAGAGGAAGATGATGATGAATGGTGtcccaaaaagagaagaaaagtaaccCGTAAGGAGCCTCCTGttattatcaaatatatcatcATCAATCGCTTTAAAGGTGAGAAAAATATGCTGGTGAAGTTGGGTAGGGTAGATTCCAGTGAGACAACAGTTAATTTAAGTGAGAATCAGCTCAATAAATATGCCAAGCTGGCCCCCTTGAAGGGCTTctggcagaagaagaaaaaacaaagaaacagcaaCACCGACTCCAACAAGATACCCTTATGCCAAAAGCAAAACTTTGAAACAGGTAGCTTTGAGGTGTCATTCCTGCCACCTGCTCGCAAACGAAAATCTAAGCTTGGCAATAGGCACAGGATTCAAAGAATCCCATCTGTGGAAACTCCAGCAAGTGGTAAGCAGATTTCATTCTGTAGTGATCAGAGGCAAGGTAGTACTCGTAAAGAAGATGGAGGCCTGAAAGGTACAGTGAAGTCAGCACCTTTAGCTGCCCCCAGCTGCGCAAGTGGATCACATTTAAATGATGTGACAGGCCCTGACTCAGTGAAAGTCAAAGCCCAAGATGCAGGATTTAAGGGACCAGAGAGGAAAGTGCTcaacaaaatcaaatttaaaagtgAAGCCAGGTTAAAATCCAAGAAAATCAAAGTTGGACAAGAAAACAAGCCAATTGTTCAAATCAGCCCTCTTTTGGAAGATCAACCCTCTACAGCTGATTTAAAGAATGAAGATATTCCTGGGACCTCAAACAGTTCTCATCTATCTGAATTTCATGAGGCAAAGGTTAAGAATTCTCCTTTCTTACCAACCACCTGCTCTTCTGAAATGCCTTTATCATCTGCTAATGTTGCCACCAATATACCTGTTATCCCTGGAGGGTATCTGCAGACATTGTTAGATGCTTCTGATTTGTCAAATAATACTGGTATGTCATACTTTGCTCACCATTCTCCAGAGCGACATGAAGGCAGCCTCACTCAAACAGAAAAATCTTTTGTGCCTCTCCAGCCTGCCCAGGACTGTGTGCTTTCCTCACCCTCTGAGTCTGAGCTGCAGCAATCATCCCAAAACTTCAAAATAGAATCAAGCAACTATGGAAATATGTGGCCCAACAAGCCTGCTTCTGGCCCCCAGGAATTCGTGGCTGAAGTCTCAAGGGAGATAGCTCCAACCCAATCTAATGAATTTGGAGTCTCCCAAGTAGTCTCCATGGAAAATAACCTCACAGCTACAACATACAATCGAACCTGCCTCAATAGTGGTGGCAGTAATTGCAACAAGGTCCTGTATGCCTCTGTGCAAGACACCCAACTCCCATCTGATGACTCTTATCAATTATGTCACTTTAGTAATGGAGAGATATGCTTTCCTTTCCAGCAGGGCCCAGCCAATATGGATGATGACCGGCTCTTTAGCTTTGATTCAATGGCCCCACTCTCTGTCAACTCAAGCAATTATTGCTCCTTAAGCTTGAAATCCTGTGAAaaagatggtgatgatgatattACTGATGACTTCCTGGCCCACTGCAGCCCCAAGCTGGTGATCCAGCAGAGCACTGATGAGATAACACCATTAAAGGAGTCCACTGACCTCCTGGATATCTCCAACTTCACTCCTGACAAATTCCGCCACTCATCTCTCTCAGAGATGTCTCCACCTGATACCCCCAGTCTTTCACCTCAAATTACCAGATGTGAGAGTATCAAGACACTAGGAACACTGAAGGGGTTCCAAGAGGGTGTCCCAGGACCATTGAGCAATATGGAGAAAATCAAGTGGGACTGCAGTACCCTTTCACGGCAGGTCCAAGTGGATGATGGATTTACTTTAAATAACCATCAGTTTCAGTTCCATATGTTCAATGATGAGGATTCTGTCAGCTTGCTCCAAAAAACTCCTTGCCTATCAACACTTAATGATCCATCTGGTCAAATGAGTACTAACAACAAAGTgtcaaaagcaagaaagaaaagttcaCCCAACAAGAGTGGGGCTATGAACCAGAGTTCTTCTCAGAAAAACACCAGGAAAAAATCTCTCAAAGCCAACAACAAAGGGATTGAAAAGCCACCTGGCAAAACCTCCCGCCAGACCCCTAAGTcaacaaagaaagggaaatatgTGGCTGCAATCAATGGAGAGAAAATGCAAATTGGCATTGGCCGTGGGGGAGGCCAAATCAACAACATATCTTCCACAGGGAAGACGTTGGCTGAATGTATCCAACATGGTAGCCCTGTGGCCTCCATGAAGATGCCAAGTCAAAAGGGACTTTCTGGAGATTGGACTTTGGGGAAAGAGAGTAGCCCTGTCTGGAGTGACCTGAACATGGGAACCAACACCAATAACCTCCTTGATGATGATCAACGGGAATTTCAGGAGCCTTCCTATATCTTGTCCAACATTGCCTCTG GGATTCCGACTACAATCTCCTAA
- the NEXMIF gene encoding neurite extension and migration factor isoform X1, whose translation MDNQQDKAVVASANGENTLINGVKENDSENQDVTIKSLAALEATAPIQPIPVVQKETLMYPRGLLPPPSKKPCMQNPPSPLGLIEAPEHAANSASVNAISLTSGVAKSLHTWSLPNECEKAPFAIMEPAGMSALNGDCLMQPSRTCLGCFMESKDAVDPEPGISLKVGDLNKDYETCAVSDIGIQCINAGENMKYGEQLLSDQLLGFPLHKSRSGEKREAEKSDIDLEDPAQKSYYEALLLDKCNTEEALLANSNQDWGYFETFISESKIELLDLCSKNELSVNLFSEEDVDNYMFDDDESTLGSDVCSLKIRYESFQDNVRDKTTLLMQEDAQFNFFPSVFTTCPKRESKSGVLKQNSDLSQFKVPDVNIIWGEEDKNLDKKKGKEEGQEDKGIGKKDEKDNGEKSALNKPCSGTEVGQFKNPKHSHLANSLEASGNFSDDSSFIEVSYDAMGEIKDCSRYMARDTNSGSTSSQQNYGLRAKRKVRYSEDYLYDVDSLEGEKVNERKEWLPGGSKEEDDDEWCPKKRRKVTRKEPPVIIKYIIINRFKGEKNMLVKLGRVDSSETTVNLSENQLNKYAKLAPLKGFWQKKKKQRNSNTDSNKIPLCQKQNFETGSFEVSFLPPARKRKSKLGNRHRIQRIPSVETPASGKQISFCSDQRQGSTRKEDGGLKGTVKSAPLAAPSCASGSHLNDVTGPDSVKVKAQDAGFKGPERKVLNKIKFKSEARLKSKKIKVGQENKPIVQISPLLEDQPSTADLKNEDIPGTSNSSHLSEFHEAKVKNSPFLPTTCSSEMPLSSANVATNIPVIPGGYLQTLLDASDLSNNTGMSYFAHHSPERHEGSLTQTEKSFVPLQPAQDCVLSSPSESELQQSSQNFKIESSNYGNMWPNKPASGPQEFVAEVSREIAPTQSNEFGVSQVVSMENNLTATTYNRTCLNSGGSNCNKVLYASVQDTQLPSDDSYQLCHFSNGEICFPFQQGPANMDDDRLFSFDSMAPLSVNSSNYCSLSLKSCEKDGDDDITDDFLAHCSPKLVIQQSTDEITPLKESTDLLDISNFTPDKFRHSSLSEMSPPDTPSLSPQITRCESIKTLGTLKGFQEGVPGPLSNMEKIKWDCSTLSRQVQVDDGFTLNNHQFQFHMFNDEDSVSLLQKTPCLSTLNDPSGQMSTNNKVSKARKKSSPNKSGAMNQSSSQKNTRKKSLKANNKGIEKPPGKTSRQTPKSTKKGKYVAAINGEKMQIGIGRGGGQINNISSTGKTLAECIQHGSPVASMKMPSQKGLSGDWTLGKESSPVWSDLNMGTNTNNLLDDDQREFQEPSYILSNIASGMADVQRFMMASIEPLWEPMEHHGDPNIFYSPESNSLKLKTLKILAGTPQESKKKVNSGSPGAIKNHRSIKGVSKSNGKAAIGDPGRANMHGYEDSRSAFFDKKYNNPSTLGNNGPTHKKLYRHKSSSKALRDEKCKGKCMEREQVHKDEAGTASFEKLRDSDYNLLKAETAFWVLPVFEEETHIFQKDI comes from the exons ATGGATAACCAACAAGATAAGGCTGTTGTTGCCTCAGCCAATGGAGAAAACACTCTGATTAATGGGGTCAAAGAAAATG ATTCAGAGAACCAGGATGTGACAATAAAATCATTGGCAGCTTTAGAAGCAACTGCACCAATCCAGCCTATACCAGTGGTTCAAAAAGAGACCCTGATGTATCCCAGGGGTCTCCTGCCTCCACCTTCTAAGAAACCTTGTATGCAGAACCCTCCATCTCCTTTGGGGCTAATTGAAGCACCTGAGCATGCTGCTAATAGTGCTTCTGTGAATGCCATTTCCCTTACATCTGGTGTTGCAAAAAGCCTGCATACATGGTCACTGCCCAATGAGTGTGAGAAAGCTCCATTTGCCATAATGGAGCCTGCAGGCATGTCGGCTCTGAATGGGGACTGCCTCATGCAGCCAAGCCGGACTTGTTTGGGCTGCTTCATGGAATCCAAGGATGCAGTAGATCCTGAGCCTGGGATCAGTCTGAAAGTTGGTGATCTAAATAAGGATTATGAAACCTGTGCAGTTTCTGATATAGGGATTCAGTGTATTAATGCTggagaaaacatgaaatatgGAGAGCAGCTGCTCTCAGACCAGCTCCTAGGCTTTCCTCTGCACAAATCAAGGTCAGGAGAAAAACGGGAAGCTGAGAAGTCTGACATCGACTTGGAGGATCCAGCTCAGAAAAGTTATTATGAGGCATTACTGTTAGACAAGTGTAATACGGAAGAGGCTTTGCTGGCAAATTCCAATCAAGATTGGGGTTACTTTGAGACTTTCATTAGTGAGAGTAAGATTGAACTACTTGACCTCTGTTCCAAAAATGAGCTGTCTGTCAACTTATTCTCTGAAGAAGATGTGGATAACTACATGTTCGATGATGATGAGTCAACTCTGGGCAGTGATGTCTGTTCCTTGAAAATTCGATATGAGTCCTTCCAAGACAATGTTAGAGACAAGACCACCCTTCTAATGCAGGAGGATGCCCAATTCAACTTTTTCCCCAGTGTTTTTACTACCTGTCCCAAGCGAGAGTCTAAGAGTGGGGTCCTGAAGCAGAACAGTGATCTTTCCCAGTTCAAGGTCCCTGATGTGAATATCATCTGGGGGGAGGAGGATAAAAACTTGGAcaagaagaaaggcaaagaagaGGGACAGGAAGACAAGGGTATAGggaaaaaggatgaaaaggatAATGGAGAAAAATCCGCCTTAAATAAACCATGCAGTGGGACTGAAGTAGGGCAATTTAAGAATCCAAAGCACAGCCATCTTGCCAATTCCTTGGAGGCATCAGGGAATTTCAGTGATGACAGTTCCTTCATTGAGGTCTCTTATGATGCCATGGGGGAGATCAAGGACTGTAGCCGCTATATGGCTCGGGACACTAATTCTGGCAGCACCTCCTCCCAGCAGAACTATGGGCTGCGAGCCAAGAGAAAAGTCAGGTACAGTGAAGATTATCTATATGATGTTGACTCACTAGAAGGTGAAAAAGTAAATGAGAGGAAGGAATGGCTGCCAGGTGGTTCCAAAGAGGAAGATGATGATGAATGGTGtcccaaaaagagaagaaaagtaaccCGTAAGGAGCCTCCTGttattatcaaatatatcatcATCAATCGCTTTAAAGGTGAGAAAAATATGCTGGTGAAGTTGGGTAGGGTAGATTCCAGTGAGACAACAGTTAATTTAAGTGAGAATCAGCTCAATAAATATGCCAAGCTGGCCCCCTTGAAGGGCTTctggcagaagaagaaaaaacaaagaaacagcaaCACCGACTCCAACAAGATACCCTTATGCCAAAAGCAAAACTTTGAAACAGGTAGCTTTGAGGTGTCATTCCTGCCACCTGCTCGCAAACGAAAATCTAAGCTTGGCAATAGGCACAGGATTCAAAGAATCCCATCTGTGGAAACTCCAGCAAGTGGTAAGCAGATTTCATTCTGTAGTGATCAGAGGCAAGGTAGTACTCGTAAAGAAGATGGAGGCCTGAAAGGTACAGTGAAGTCAGCACCTTTAGCTGCCCCCAGCTGCGCAAGTGGATCACATTTAAATGATGTGACAGGCCCTGACTCAGTGAAAGTCAAAGCCCAAGATGCAGGATTTAAGGGACCAGAGAGGAAAGTGCTcaacaaaatcaaatttaaaagtgAAGCCAGGTTAAAATCCAAGAAAATCAAAGTTGGACAAGAAAACAAGCCAATTGTTCAAATCAGCCCTCTTTTGGAAGATCAACCCTCTACAGCTGATTTAAAGAATGAAGATATTCCTGGGACCTCAAACAGTTCTCATCTATCTGAATTTCATGAGGCAAAGGTTAAGAATTCTCCTTTCTTACCAACCACCTGCTCTTCTGAAATGCCTTTATCATCTGCTAATGTTGCCACCAATATACCTGTTATCCCTGGAGGGTATCTGCAGACATTGTTAGATGCTTCTGATTTGTCAAATAATACTGGTATGTCATACTTTGCTCACCATTCTCCAGAGCGACATGAAGGCAGCCTCACTCAAACAGAAAAATCTTTTGTGCCTCTCCAGCCTGCCCAGGACTGTGTGCTTTCCTCACCCTCTGAGTCTGAGCTGCAGCAATCATCCCAAAACTTCAAAATAGAATCAAGCAACTATGGAAATATGTGGCCCAACAAGCCTGCTTCTGGCCCCCAGGAATTCGTGGCTGAAGTCTCAAGGGAGATAGCTCCAACCCAATCTAATGAATTTGGAGTCTCCCAAGTAGTCTCCATGGAAAATAACCTCACAGCTACAACATACAATCGAACCTGCCTCAATAGTGGTGGCAGTAATTGCAACAAGGTCCTGTATGCCTCTGTGCAAGACACCCAACTCCCATCTGATGACTCTTATCAATTATGTCACTTTAGTAATGGAGAGATATGCTTTCCTTTCCAGCAGGGCCCAGCCAATATGGATGATGACCGGCTCTTTAGCTTTGATTCAATGGCCCCACTCTCTGTCAACTCAAGCAATTATTGCTCCTTAAGCTTGAAATCCTGTGAAaaagatggtgatgatgatattACTGATGACTTCCTGGCCCACTGCAGCCCCAAGCTGGTGATCCAGCAGAGCACTGATGAGATAACACCATTAAAGGAGTCCACTGACCTCCTGGATATCTCCAACTTCACTCCTGACAAATTCCGCCACTCATCTCTCTCAGAGATGTCTCCACCTGATACCCCCAGTCTTTCACCTCAAATTACCAGATGTGAGAGTATCAAGACACTAGGAACACTGAAGGGGTTCCAAGAGGGTGTCCCAGGACCATTGAGCAATATGGAGAAAATCAAGTGGGACTGCAGTACCCTTTCACGGCAGGTCCAAGTGGATGATGGATTTACTTTAAATAACCATCAGTTTCAGTTCCATATGTTCAATGATGAGGATTCTGTCAGCTTGCTCCAAAAAACTCCTTGCCTATCAACACTTAATGATCCATCTGGTCAAATGAGTACTAACAACAAAGTgtcaaaagcaagaaagaaaagttcaCCCAACAAGAGTGGGGCTATGAACCAGAGTTCTTCTCAGAAAAACACCAGGAAAAAATCTCTCAAAGCCAACAACAAAGGGATTGAAAAGCCACCTGGCAAAACCTCCCGCCAGACCCCTAAGTcaacaaagaaagggaaatatgTGGCTGCAATCAATGGAGAGAAAATGCAAATTGGCATTGGCCGTGGGGGAGGCCAAATCAACAACATATCTTCCACAGGGAAGACGTTGGCTGAATGTATCCAACATGGTAGCCCTGTGGCCTCCATGAAGATGCCAAGTCAAAAGGGACTTTCTGGAGATTGGACTTTGGGGAAAGAGAGTAGCCCTGTCTGGAGTGACCTGAACATGGGAACCAACACCAATAACCTCCTTGATGATGATCAACGGGAATTTCAGGAGCCTTCCTATATCTTGTCCAACATTGCCTCTGGTATGGCAGATGTACAGAGATTCATGATGGCCTCCATAGAGCCCCTTTGGGAACCCATGGAGCACCATGGAGACCCCAACATATTTTACTCCCCAGAGTCTAATAGCCTAAaattaaaaaccctcaaaatattGGCTGGGACACCACAGGAATCTAAGAAAAAGGTCAACAGTGGGTCGCCAGGAGCCATTAAGAATCACAGGTCCATCAAGGGTGTGAGTAAAAGCAATGGGAAAGCAGCGATAGGTGATCCTGGTCGTGCAAACATGCATGGTTATGAGGACTCTCGCTCTGCCTTCTTTGATAAAAAGTATAATAACCCGAGCACTTTAGGCAATAATGGaccaacacacaaaaaattatatCGTCACAAATCCAGCTCCAAGGCCCTGAGAGATGAGAAGTGTAAGGGAAAGTGCATGGAGCGAGAACAGGTCCACAAGGATGAGGCTGGGACAGCTTCTTTTGAAAAACTGAG GGATTCCGACTACAATCTCCTAAAAGCAGAAACAGCATTTTGGGTTTTACCTGTGTTTGAAGAAGAAACTCACATTTTCCAGAAAGACATTtga